A section of the Chelmon rostratus isolate fCheRos1 chromosome 16, fCheRos1.pri, whole genome shotgun sequence genome encodes:
- the LOC121619135 gene encoding gastrula zinc finger protein XlCGF57.1-like, whose protein sequence is MDRHRRLLDVDFKAEAKLRGEALPSDVRKVIVGEEEQQEWSPSLDQEDPAEPPHIKEEQEELWTSQEEEQLRGLEEADITKFAFTPVPVKSEEEDEEKPQSSLLLQMKTEAGEEYCGGPGLASNSDPDRHLQTDTDDSSETEVSDGEWEENSEPQSRLNSQKTNEVTAGDVNCNTIERSFSCSECGQRFGRKPHLNAHMRIHTGEKPFSCSFCGKRFSQKGNSISHMRLHTGEKPFSCSICKKHFRYSGDVSRHMKIHTGKKSFHIRNTSSSNTHTGPEPARSSKPDRHLQRVTHDEPSETEAEVSDGGWKQSGELESGLNSLKNEVSVGDVRCNTDKESFSCSECGRTFCRRDHLMSHMRTHTGEKPFSCSVCQKRFSCSGNILAHMRIHTGEKPFECSFCGKSFSQKGTLQLHMRIHTGEKPFSCPFCDKRFAHKRRMTLHMSVHTEEKRFSCSACNKRFTWYTQLRTHKCVGDSSQLRQSQTEKKAPAKESFSCTQCGKKFSLKGNLKTHMRIHTGEKPFSCSVCGKSFKQNIHLTEHMTIHTGEKLYKCSVCGKGFNKKLLVKNHTCI, encoded by the coding sequence ctttACCTTCAGATGTCCGAAAAGTGATTGTTggtgaagaagagcagcaggagtggAGTCCcagtctggaccaggaggacccagcagagccgccacacattaaagaggaacaggaggagctgtggaccAGTCAGGAGGAAGAACAGCTTCGAGGGCTGGAGGAGGCAGATATCACCAAGTTTGCATTCACTCCTGTTcctgtgaagagtgaagaagaggatgaagagaaaccTCAGTCCTCACTGCTtcttcagatgaaaacagaagctGGTGAAGAGTACTGTGGAGGACCAGGACTAGCCAGCAACTCTGATCCAGATAGACATTTGCAAACAGATACTGATGACTCGTCTGAGACTGAAGTCAGTGATGGTGAGTGGGAGGAAAACAGTGAACCTCAGTCACGTTTAAACtctcagaaaacaaatgaagtcaCTGCTGGTGATGTTAACTGTAATACTATTGAGAGGTCATTCAGCTGCTCTGAATGTGGTCAAAGATTTGGTCGCAAGCCACATCTGAATGCACACATGAGAATTCACACGGGAGAGAAACCGTTTAGTTGCTCTTTTTGTGGTAAAAGATTTTCTCAGAAGGGAAACTCAATCAGTCACATGAGACTTCATACAGGAGAAAAACCTTTCAGCTGCTCCATctgcaaaaaacatttcagatacAGCGGAGATGTTAGCAGAcacatgaaaatacacacaggaaAGAAATCATTCCACATTCGTAACACGAGCAGCAGTAACACTCACACAGGACCAGAGCCAGCCAGGAGCTCAAAACCAGATAGACATTTACAACGAGTTACTCATGATGAACCTTCAGAAACTGAGGCTGAGGTCAGTGATGGTGGGTGGAAGCAGAGCGGGGAACTAGAGTCCGGTTTAAACTCTCTGAAAAATGAAGTCTCTGTTGGAGACGTGAGATGTAATACTGACAAAGAGTCATTTAGCTGCTCTGAATGTGGGAGAACATTTTGCCGCAGGGATCATCTGATGAGCCACATGAGAACTCACACGGGAGAGAAACCATTCAGTTGCTCGGTTTGTCAGAAACgtttcagctgcagtggaaacattTTGGCTCACATGAGAATTCACACCGGAGAGAAACCGTTCGAATGCTCATTTTGTGGCAAAAGCTTCAGCCAGAAAGGAACTTTGCAGCTACACATGAGAattcacacaggagagaaaccatTCAGTTGCCCCTTTTGTGATAAACGATTTGCACATAAAAGACGTATGACGCTGCACATGTCAGtccacacagaggagaaacGCTTCAGCTGCAGTGCATGTAACAAAAGATTCACTTGGTACACGCAGCTCAGAACCCACAAGTGTGTTGGTGACTCCTCACAGCTTCGTCAAAGCCAAACTGAGAAAAAGGCTCCTGCCAAGGAGTCTTTTAGCTGCACACAGTGTGGCAAAAAGTTTAGCCTGAAGGGCAATCTGAAGACACACATGAGGATTCACACGGGAGAGAAACCATTTAGTTGCTCAGTTTGTGGAAAAagttttaaacaaaatattcaTCTTACAGAGCACATGACGATTCACACGGGTGAAAAACTGTACAAATGCAGTGTTTGTGGTAAAGGATTCAATAAGAAATTACTTGTCAAAAACCACACATGCATTTAA